A portion of the Pedobacter cryoconitis genome contains these proteins:
- a CDS encoding Lrp/AsnC family transcriptional regulator, giving the protein MTNTEQPEKTSVTLDAKDYEILRLLEENAKLTVREIAALIHLSPTPTHERIKRMEKSGVIKQYAAILNRQLVGKGMIVLCMITLKEHNKRSGAIFIKSMLEFKEIIECYNISGDFDFMVKIVAESMEDYHNFFVNKLGEVKGIGQTKSIFVMAAVKETHQLI; this is encoded by the coding sequence ATGACAAATACAGAACAGCCTGAAAAGACTTCCGTAACATTAGATGCGAAAGACTATGAAATCCTGAGATTATTGGAAGAAAATGCCAAGCTTACGGTTAGAGAAATAGCTGCATTAATTCATTTGAGTCCGACGCCAACGCATGAGCGGATTAAAAGAATGGAAAAGAGTGGAGTGATTAAGCAGTATGCAGCTATCCTGAACAGGCAACTGGTAGGGAAAGGAATGATTGTTCTTTGTATGATCACTTTGAAAGAACATAATAAGAGGTCGGGTGCGATTTTTATTAAATCGATGCTGGAATTTAAGGAAATTATAGAATGTTATAATATCTCAGGAGATTTTGATTTTATGGTCAAAATCGTAGCAGAAAGTATGGAAGATTACCATAATTTCTTTGTCAATAAACTGGGAGAAGTGAAAGGTATAGGGCAAACCAAGAGCATTTTCGTCATGGCTGCGGTTAAAGAAACCCATCAGCTGATTTAG
- a CDS encoding MFS transporter gives MISKKNLILIIASMGIFVEALDIAIINLTIPPIQAQFNISNDQVQWLQTLYVLLYGGFLIIGGKLADIIGRKKIFMIGAALFLLTSLGAGLSGSFAILAFYRAVQGFAAALIMPSALSIVTHTFTEKTERSKAIGIFSSFAAIGSGSGLSIGGIISTYWGWHWVFLINVPILAIVIFASWYYLDADSPRDKKKSPDLISGFILVAALLMLSYGVHELGNFQKHYLLLPNLAIAIIICMKVLFTRLTTLKDPLIDLSIFRSSTVVTANGIFFLLGSFWTGYLFIISLLLQKDMNFSAAKSGLLLVPFSILSALVAKFALPAIMKKLNIARTGFLGMTMMLISAVLLAASLMMGHSLILVLLAAAFASGLGITISYTGLSVLSIQDIPSQHYGLASSLATTSYFLGAGIGLSILTLFMTSQNVTASVTPLSIVILGIYAFIGLSWLIVFIRNQSTTAKSTVQISK, from the coding sequence ATGATTTCAAAAAAGAACCTTATCCTCATCATTGCTTCGATGGGTATTTTTGTAGAAGCACTCGATATCGCAATTATTAATCTGACTATCCCCCCTATACAAGCACAATTCAATATCAGTAACGATCAAGTACAATGGCTGCAAACACTTTACGTATTACTTTATGGAGGTTTCCTGATTATCGGAGGAAAACTAGCTGATATCATCGGCAGAAAAAAAATCTTTATGATCGGTGCTGCCCTGTTTCTGTTGACCTCTTTAGGTGCCGGACTGTCAGGCTCCTTTGCCATACTTGCTTTTTACCGTGCCGTGCAAGGCTTTGCGGCAGCATTAATTATGCCTTCAGCACTTTCCATAGTCACGCATACCTTTACAGAAAAGACTGAACGCAGTAAAGCCATAGGGATTTTCAGCTCATTTGCAGCCATAGGATCAGGCAGTGGCTTGTCTATAGGCGGCATCATCAGTACCTACTGGGGCTGGCACTGGGTTTTCCTGATTAACGTCCCCATTCTTGCTATCGTTATTTTCGCTTCCTGGTATTACCTGGACGCAGATAGTCCGCGTGACAAAAAGAAATCACCAGACCTTATCTCAGGTTTTATATTGGTTGCAGCACTGCTCATGCTGAGCTATGGCGTACATGAACTCGGTAATTTTCAAAAACACTATTTGTTATTACCCAACCTGGCCATCGCCATCATCATTTGCATGAAGGTATTATTTACCCGTTTAACCACGCTAAAAGATCCTCTCATTGATTTATCAATTTTCCGCTCCTCGACAGTAGTCACTGCCAACGGAATCTTCTTCTTACTGGGTTCTTTTTGGACAGGTTATCTGTTTATCATTTCATTACTGCTTCAAAAAGACATGAATTTCAGTGCTGCCAAATCCGGTTTACTACTCGTGCCCTTCAGTATTCTATCTGCACTAGTTGCTAAATTTGCATTACCTGCAATTATGAAAAAACTGAATATAGCCCGCACAGGCTTCCTGGGAATGACTATGATGTTAATCAGTGCAGTTTTGCTCGCAGCTTCTCTGATGATGGGCCATTCTTTAATTTTAGTTCTGCTAGCTGCGGCATTTGCTTCAGGATTGGGGATCACGATCAGTTATACCGGTTTGTCGGTACTTTCTATCCAGGATATCCCAAGCCAGCATTACGGTTTAGCTTCAAGCCTGGCCACAACCTCGTATTTTCTTGGTGCCGGAATAGGACTATCGATCCTGACGTTATTTATGACCAGTCAAAACGTGACCGCTTCTGTGACCCCGCTTTCGATTGTAATTCTGGGCATATATGCTTTTATTGGTTTGAGCTGGTTGATCGTTTTCATCAGGAATCAAAGTACTACCGCTAAAAGCACTGTACAAATTTCCAAATAG
- a CDS encoding M57 family metalloprotease — protein MNKNLKNFAFIALAAIVIASCSKTKETPAAPDPQTEKSEKVLSYIQSLGFPSSAIVENGDHYVVEEDIIFPKNMVIPAGQPKTEQYYTGSLVNATNKRNIRVKVDASMTSMNAEVTSAVNQWNGISGSTVRFSIVTGTSYDILIKDENLGNGVCGQGTFPSGGAAGNLIKINKAYIAANSFAQRQRTITHELGHNISLRHTNWSAIGEGSATAVPGVGGTDASSLMNGGQCNSGATVLSTKDKQATVALYP, from the coding sequence ATGAACAAAAATTTGAAAAACTTCGCTTTTATTGCGCTGGCCGCAATAGTGATCGCATCGTGTTCTAAAACCAAAGAAACACCTGCAGCTCCAGATCCACAAACTGAGAAATCTGAAAAGGTATTGTCCTATATTCAGAGTCTTGGATTTCCTTCCTCAGCTATTGTTGAAAATGGAGATCATTATGTGGTAGAGGAAGATATTATCTTCCCAAAAAACATGGTTATACCTGCTGGTCAGCCAAAAACTGAGCAGTATTATACAGGTAGCCTGGTAAATGCAACTAATAAGAGAAATATACGCGTAAAAGTTGATGCTTCTATGACTAGCATGAACGCAGAGGTAACTTCTGCTGTGAATCAATGGAATGGAATCAGTGGATCTACTGTTCGTTTTTCAATAGTTACAGGCACTAGTTATGACATCCTGATCAAAGATGAAAATCTTGGTAATGGTGTTTGCGGTCAGGGAACATTTCCTTCTGGCGGTGCTGCGGGTAACTTAATTAAAATTAACAAGGCCTATATTGCTGCAAATAGTTTTGCTCAGCGTCAAAGAACAATTACGCATGAGCTGGGTCACAATATTTCATTGAGACATACAAACTGGTCTGCTATTGGAGAAGGCTCTGCCACAGCTGTACCAGGAGTTGGCGGAACAGATGCATCATCATTGATGAATGGTGGTCAGTGTAATTCAGGTGCTACTGTATTATCAACAAAAGATAAACAAGCAACTGTTGCTTTATATCCATAA
- a CDS encoding ABC transporter substrate-binding protein, which translates to MKIGVLLPNSTTYPLISPNFMTGLKGSLADLAIALSPELLTASIGFGTDGKLMLKEAEVMLLDNQADVLIVFADHPVVECLFPLINALKKLLIVVNSGAKYPPVKKQPFVIYHTLNYSLHCRLIGKQAAKVSSKAVMATSYYDGGYSLCHAISKGYMDQGSSIAFNFVSKFKAEEFDMVPMTDFLNANHDVRHILAVYSDLSQVFYEKLAIDFPAIPLNVFVNPAMLEEPHLPEYGITNKEMSVSSYVPWMPQLTTGGNIAYCNVFKSKSGRIPDAFGALGWDTGVLLIKYIMVSLENPLFNTKQLLNELLDTEIDGAKGQICIDSNTHQVFSPAYQVKLGAGNQLILQDTVPLVEVLREWTEIYDDPPQGLVSGWMNTYMCS; encoded by the coding sequence ATGAAAATAGGTGTACTGCTTCCGAATTCTACGACTTATCCGCTGATCTCTCCTAATTTTATGACTGGGTTAAAAGGTAGTTTGGCTGACCTGGCAATCGCTTTATCACCTGAACTGTTAACTGCAAGTATTGGTTTTGGGACGGATGGAAAGCTGATGCTGAAGGAAGCAGAAGTTATGCTGCTGGATAATCAGGCAGATGTGCTCATTGTTTTTGCTGATCATCCGGTAGTGGAATGCTTATTCCCTTTGATTAATGCACTGAAAAAACTGCTGATTGTGGTCAATAGTGGTGCTAAGTATCCTCCTGTTAAAAAACAGCCCTTTGTAATTTACCATACGCTCAATTATTCATTGCATTGCCGGCTGATTGGTAAACAAGCTGCTAAAGTGAGCAGTAAAGCTGTAATGGCCACTTCTTATTATGATGGAGGTTATAGCCTTTGTCATGCGATCAGCAAAGGTTATATGGATCAGGGAAGTTCAATTGCCTTTAATTTTGTTAGTAAATTCAAGGCTGAGGAATTTGATATGGTCCCTATGACTGATTTTCTGAATGCAAATCATGATGTTCGCCATATTCTGGCTGTTTACAGCGATTTAAGTCAGGTCTTTTATGAAAAGCTTGCGATTGATTTTCCAGCAATTCCTTTAAATGTCTTCGTTAACCCGGCAATGCTTGAAGAACCGCATCTGCCAGAATACGGGATAACCAATAAAGAAATGTCTGTTAGTTCTTACGTGCCATGGATGCCTCAATTAACGACGGGCGGAAATATTGCTTATTGCAATGTTTTTAAAAGTAAATCCGGCCGTATACCTGATGCTTTTGGGGCATTGGGATGGGATACCGGTGTTTTATTAATTAAATATATCATGGTTTCTTTAGAGAATCCACTTTTCAATACGAAACAGTTATTAAATGAACTGCTGGATACTGAAATTGATGGAGCGAAAGGACAAATCTGCATAGATAGCAATACACATCAGGTGTTTTCACCAGCATACCAGGTAAAACTTGGAGCTGGGAATCAACTGATCTTACAAGATACAGTGCCCTTAGTTGAGGTACTTCGCGAATGGACTGAAATATATGATGATCCACCTCAGGGATTAGTGTCAGGATGGATGAATACTTATATGTGCTCTTAA
- a CDS encoding phage tail protein yields MSVSVEPFVGEIGLVGFNFPPRGWAICNGQLLSISSNTALFSLLGTTYGGDGRVTFGLPNLQGSTPIGFGQGPGLSNRVLGEIAGTTSVTILQNEMPAHTHALGAGLKTGAPPTTANAVASLPATATGTDLLYADTASSTAYMAPLAVNLDTQTSILGGNQPHNNMQPYLTVLIVIAFQGIFPQRQ; encoded by the coding sequence ATGTCTGTTAGCGTTGAACCCTTTGTTGGGGAAATTGGTTTAGTTGGCTTTAATTTTCCACCAAGAGGTTGGGCAATCTGTAATGGTCAATTACTGTCAATCTCTTCAAATACTGCCCTTTTTTCTTTGTTGGGAACTACTTATGGAGGAGACGGAAGGGTAACTTTCGGACTCCCGAATCTTCAGGGGTCAACTCCTATAGGATTTGGACAAGGCCCAGGACTTTCTAACCGTGTTCTCGGGGAGATTGCAGGAACAACGTCTGTAACAATTTTACAGAATGAAATGCCTGCGCACACGCATGCCTTAGGGGCAGGACTTAAAACAGGCGCGCCACCAACTACAGCGAATGCAGTTGCCAGCTTACCGGCTACAGCAACAGGTACAGATCTCCTGTATGCGGATACGGCAAGTTCTACCGCTTATATGGCTCCGCTCGCAGTTAACCTGGATACACAGACCAGCATACTGGGTGGGAATCAGCCACATAATAATATGCAGCCTTATTTGACGGTGTTAATCGTTATCGCATTCCAAGGCATTTTTCCTCAACGACAATAA
- a CDS encoding alginate lyase family protein — MKNKFFYMILAVLYGQLSFAQTPKLFLINADQLKAKKEAYQQKDKAIKPLVDQVVHKADAFLAAKPKSVMDKSSTPPSGSKHDYMSQAPYFWPDPSKADGMPYIRKDGERNPAIRKITDAVFLHGLTEQCQFLALAYYFTGQEKYALKASELLNVWFIAPETKMNPNLNYAQAIPGLNDGRGIGIIESRSLVELADWMGILANAKSITASQTEGIKTWYKQYLDWMLNSKNGKDEHRSKNNHGTIYDTQIVSYALFTDQKELAKKTITASLERIAIQLTPEGEQPLELARTKAYSYSTMNLNDGWFNLALLGTHAGVDVWNYQTSDGRSIHKALDWLIPYGMGEKEKDRKQIIPYNTSELYRLLTLAGTAYKNASYFKQAEALPKDKDTQLIELLYKP; from the coding sequence ATGAAGAACAAGTTTTTTTATATGATCCTCGCTGTTCTGTATGGACAGTTATCTTTCGCGCAAACGCCAAAACTATTCCTAATCAATGCCGATCAGCTCAAGGCAAAGAAAGAAGCCTATCAGCAAAAAGATAAAGCCATCAAACCATTAGTAGATCAGGTGGTTCACAAGGCAGATGCCTTCCTTGCCGCAAAGCCAAAATCTGTGATGGATAAATCATCAACTCCACCAAGCGGGTCAAAACATGATTATATGAGCCAGGCACCTTACTTTTGGCCTGATCCATCCAAAGCTGACGGAATGCCTTATATCAGAAAAGATGGGGAACGTAATCCTGCTATCCGTAAAATTACAGATGCCGTATTTCTGCATGGGCTCACTGAACAATGTCAATTCTTAGCACTAGCCTATTATTTTACAGGTCAGGAAAAATATGCTTTAAAAGCCAGTGAATTGCTGAATGTATGGTTCATTGCCCCCGAAACCAAGATGAACCCTAACCTGAATTACGCACAAGCTATACCAGGCTTAAACGATGGCAGAGGCATTGGTATTATTGAAAGTCGTTCTTTAGTGGAACTAGCGGACTGGATGGGAATTCTGGCAAATGCAAAATCAATTACTGCATCACAAACTGAAGGTATCAAAACCTGGTATAAACAATACCTGGACTGGATGTTAAACAGCAAAAACGGGAAAGACGAACATAGGTCCAAAAACAATCACGGTACTATTTACGATACCCAGATCGTATCTTATGCTTTATTTACAGACCAAAAAGAGCTGGCCAAAAAGACCATTACAGCAAGTCTGGAAAGAATAGCTATCCAGCTTACACCAGAAGGCGAACAGCCACTGGAACTCGCCAGAACAAAAGCTTATAGCTATAGTACAATGAACCTGAACGATGGTTGGTTCAACCTGGCCTTACTCGGAACACATGCCGGAGTGGATGTCTGGAATTATCAGACTTCAGATGGAAGAAGTATCCATAAAGCACTGGATTGGCTAATCCCATATGGAATGGGAGAAAAAGAGAAAGACCGCAAGCAAATCATCCCATACAATACAAGCGAGTTATACAGGTTATTAACGCTTGCAGGTACGGCTTACAAAAATGCTTCGTATTTCAAACAAGCGGAAGCCCTGCCAAAAGATAAAGATACGCAGTTAATTGAACTGCTTTATAAACCCTGA
- a CDS encoding phage tail protein: protein MSAAQPYIGEITIFGGNFAPLGWAFCDGSLLAISEYDTLFNLIGTTYGGDGQNTFGVPDLRGRVPIHMGTNPQSGTNYVIGQMAGVESVTLIPNQLPAHAHVVTGELTMKVRANDPDNQPSPVDNGIAIAPGKRYFSRTPTASGLMPLDTSIVLSGAGNSQAHNNMQPYMALNFIISLFGIYPTPD from the coding sequence ATGTCAGCAGCACAACCTTATATAGGTGAAATAACAATCTTTGGTGGAAATTTTGCCCCTCTGGGGTGGGCATTTTGCGATGGCAGCTTATTAGCCATTTCAGAATACGATACCTTATTTAATTTAATCGGCACTACTTATGGTGGCGATGGGCAGAACACTTTTGGTGTGCCTGATTTAAGAGGCCGCGTACCTATTCATATGGGTACAAATCCGCAATCGGGTACAAATTATGTGATTGGCCAGATGGCAGGGGTAGAAAGTGTAACTTTAATACCTAATCAACTTCCTGCGCATGCGCATGTTGTAACCGGAGAACTGACTATGAAAGTCAGGGCAAATGATCCTGATAACCAGCCTTCTCCTGTGGACAATGGAATCGCTATTGCTCCTGGAAAACGTTACTTTAGCCGTACACCAACAGCATCAGGACTGATGCCACTGGATACCAGCATTGTATTAAGCGGAGCTGGTAATAGCCAGGCTCATAATAATATGCAGCCCTATATGGCGCTGAATTTTATCATTTCGTTATTTGGTATTTATCCAACACCAGATTAA
- a CDS encoding siderophore-interacting protein, which produces MSETKKDLPAIVRGVLTVKKRVYLTPNYIRITLTGDDVPLFADTTPGINNKIFIPPAGVKEIHFPDFDYNTGEWSHAPEHLKPVIRTYTHRAMDLEKKEMTIDFAAHGENGPASSWAINAKPGDILGILMKAKESVLYPKADWYLLAADATGIPVIAAILETLPATATGVAYIEIPTKEDQQELKTDADIQINWVYNEHPGENMLLADAVRTVKIPDQQSTTRFGYAAAEFSSVKDIRQFLRKEQNWDQSELYAYSYWKSGASEDGSGKARRAEHQEEK; this is translated from the coding sequence ATGAGTGAAACAAAGAAAGACTTACCTGCCATTGTCCGTGGCGTATTAACCGTAAAAAAAAGGGTATATCTTACCCCCAATTATATTCGCATTACCCTCACTGGTGATGATGTGCCTCTTTTCGCAGATACTACCCCGGGGATAAACAATAAGATCTTTATCCCTCCCGCAGGAGTTAAGGAAATTCATTTTCCTGATTTCGACTACAATACCGGAGAGTGGTCTCACGCACCAGAACACTTAAAACCAGTCATCAGAACTTATACCCATCGCGCAATGGATCTGGAAAAGAAGGAAATGACCATAGACTTTGCTGCACACGGGGAAAATGGCCCAGCATCCTCATGGGCAATCAATGCCAAACCAGGAGATATCCTCGGCATCCTGATGAAAGCTAAAGAATCAGTGCTCTATCCAAAAGCAGATTGGTATTTACTAGCGGCAGATGCGACCGGAATACCAGTTATTGCCGCTATATTGGAAACCCTTCCTGCTACCGCAACCGGTGTTGCCTATATTGAAATACCAACCAAAGAAGATCAGCAGGAATTAAAAACTGACGCAGACATTCAAATCAATTGGGTTTACAATGAACATCCGGGAGAAAACATGCTTCTTGCTGATGCTGTACGAACCGTAAAAATACCTGATCAACAAAGCACCACCCGTTTTGGCTATGCAGCAGCCGAGTTTTCATCTGTAAAAGACATTCGTCAATTTTTGCGTAAAGAACAAAACTGGGATCAAAGTGAATTATATGCCTACTCTTACTGGAAATCCGGAGCAAGCGAAGACGGTTCAGGCAAAGCACGCCGTGCAGAGCACCAAGAGGAAAAGTAA
- a CDS encoding phage tail protein: MDEYLGSIIIFSFGFAPRNYALCNGQMMAINSNQALFSLLGTTYGGNGQTTFGLPDFRGKVPVHVGNGFPQGQTAGEELHTLNLNEIPQHNHTLGSGYVKAKTGATNANKLTPEGNYYAANPALTGRFTNQTDTGMYNNAPFNTQVIGAGQAHENRMPFLVLNYCICLSGIFPSRN; this comes from the coding sequence ATGGATGAATATCTTGGCTCTATAATCATATTTTCTTTTGGATTTGCTCCAAGGAACTACGCTTTATGTAATGGGCAAATGATGGCCATTAATTCTAATCAGGCTCTGTTTTCCCTACTGGGTACAACATATGGAGGAAATGGCCAGACCACCTTTGGTTTACCTGATTTCAGAGGTAAAGTTCCTGTTCATGTAGGTAATGGATTTCCACAAGGCCAAACTGCCGGTGAAGAATTACATACACTTAATCTGAACGAAATTCCGCAACATAACCATACTTTGGGTTCAGGTTATGTTAAAGCAAAAACAGGTGCAACAAATGCGAATAAGTTAACACCTGAGGGTAATTATTATGCAGCAAACCCAGCTTTAACTGGCCGCTTTACCAACCAGACTGATACAGGTATGTATAACAATGCGCCTTTCAATACTCAGGTTATCGGTGCTGGCCAGGCTCATGAAAACAGGATGCCTTTTCTGGTATTGAATTACTGTATCTGCTTATCGGGTATATTTCCTTCAAGAAATTAA
- a CDS encoding GNAT family N-acetyltransferase, whose protein sequence is MKGAILNMVGGQVCVHHDFRGQGLLNQLYQETKNRVGNLYQLCVTEISTRNINSLKVHQRMGFEIIGTYSDEKELWNVVAWKLGE, encoded by the coding sequence TTGAAAGGGGCTATACTTAATATGGTAGGGGGGCAGGTTTGTGTGCACCATGATTTCAGGGGGCAGGGGCTTTTGAACCAATTGTATCAGGAAACTAAAAACAGAGTGGGGAATTTGTATCAATTGTGTGTAACAGAGATTTCTACCAGGAATATCAATTCCTTAAAGGTTCACCAAAGAATGGGATTTGAAATTATTGGTACCTACAGTGACGAAAAGGAGTTGTGGAATGTAGTAGCCTGGAAACTTGGGGAATGA
- a CDS encoding FKBP-type peptidyl-prolyl cis-trans isomerase, with the protein MIKIKHLIVLLVCTVTAFTSCKKKETYDPDPQFRADTTAIRAFVVANKIPAIKDPATGVFYQIITPGSGSVKINNSTMVTVNYTGRFLNGNVFDQSNGTPIVFPLGNLIAGWQVGVPFIQPGGRIRLIIPSVLGYGNSDRGPIPANSILDFTIDLISAK; encoded by the coding sequence ATGATAAAGATTAAACACCTCATAGTATTACTTGTTTGTACGGTAACCGCGTTTACATCCTGTAAGAAAAAAGAAACTTATGACCCTGATCCGCAATTCAGGGCAGATACTACCGCGATAAGAGCTTTTGTAGTGGCAAATAAAATCCCTGCAATTAAAGATCCTGCAACGGGAGTATTCTATCAGATCATAACTCCTGGATCAGGATCTGTTAAAATCAATAATTCAACCATGGTTACAGTAAATTATACAGGTCGTTTTCTGAATGGTAATGTTTTTGATCAGAGTAACGGAACACCAATAGTTTTTCCTTTAGGTAATCTTATTGCTGGGTGGCAAGTTGGAGTGCCTTTTATTCAGCCCGGTGGTCGTATCCGTTTAATTATTCCTTCTGTGTTAGGTTATGGAAATTCGGATAGAGGACCTATTCCGGCGAATTCAATATTAGATTTTACAATTGATTTGATAAGTGCTAAATAA